DNA sequence from the Pedobacter schmidteae genome:
GTTTGCGGTCAGCCGTTGGTAATAATCATCAACATTATCAATGTCTATGCAAAGGTGTGCGCTTCCTGCCGGCTTTTTCCTCCCGGGATTTTCGGACCCGCTGATGTGGATGAAAACTTCGTCAATGAACAATCCTGCGTACTCTCCAAATTCGAAATCAAATGTGAAGCCGAGAATTTTGGTGTAATAATCCAAAGCGCTGCGGAAGTTACTGACATGGATTACTGTTGCTGAACTAAATGCTTTCATTGGCCTGGGTTTAATTAATTATTAAACGAATGTATAAATATAAAATTATATAAGTTGTTGGGCCAGACCTATCAGAATTCCTTCTGCCCCACGAATGTAGCACAGTCTATAGGAGTCTTGAAACTGAACCACTTTGCCAACCAGTTGGGCCCCATGTTTGCTTAGCCTGGATACCATCTCGTCAATGTCTTCAACGGTAAACATCATACGTAAATAACCGAGTGCATTTACGGGGGCAGTACGGTGGTCTGAAACTACAGCTGGCCTGATAAATTGTGAAAGCTCCAAACGACTGTGACCATCAGGGGTAACCATCATGGCAATTTCTACACACTGATCGCCTAGTCCTGTAACACTGCCGGCCCATTCGCCCTCAATGGTGGCCCGTCCTTCAAGCTTAAGGCCTATCTCCGTAAAAAAAGGAATGACATTGTCTAGTGATTCTACCACTATACTGACATTGTCCATTCTTATTAGTTTGTTTTTTGCCATAGTTTTTTCTCCTTAAATTACCGAACTCGTAACTAAGTTTTTAAAGATTGCCAACAACTTTTACACTTCATACGCCACCCTTGCAAATTTATTTCTATACTCAATTGGGGTAAGCCCCGTAATCTTTTTAAAGATATCTCTAAATGCTTTGGTATCCGTATAGCCTACATCAAACATAATTTCTGATATATTCTTTCTTGATGCTTCAAAAAACTTTTTGGCAGCTTCTATTCTTACTCTTTGTATGTATTCTATAGAAGTATTGTTGGTAGCCTCTTTAAATCTTCTTTCAAAAGTTCTACGACCTGTATTGATTAAACCGGCTAAAGTTTCTATGGTTATTTTGTCTTCATAGTGTTTTTCAATATGATCTTGCACCTTTTGAATATCCGCATCACCATGGCTTCTTTGGCCTTTGAATATAGCGAATTGCGATTGGCTGTCTCTCCCGATATCCAAAGCGAAATATTTTGAAATCATTACCGCGGTTTCCCGGTCGGCATACTTTTCAATCAGGTATAATATTAAATTCCATAAACTACTTGCCCCACCGCTGCTGTAAATGTTATCGTGTTCTGTTATGATAGCACCGTCTTCTACTTCTACCTCCGGGTACCTTTCTTTAAAATCGCTAATGTGCGCCCAATGTGTAGAGCATTTTTTGCCATTCAGTAAGCCGGTTTCGGCCAAAAGAAAAGCGCCAATGCACAAACTGGCCAGACTTGCGCCATTTTTGTAGAGCTTTGTAAAATAAGGTATGGCTTCTGCATTGGCCTGTATTCCTTTGGTTGTATCGCCAAATGTGGGCGGTATAATCAGTAAATCAGTTGCCGTAACATCTTTCAGTAATCTGTTGGTTTTTACTGTATACTCGCCATTGTTGGCGGGTACATAAGTGTTCAAACCCACATATTCTACCTCAAAAGCTGGTTTTTTGCCAAATGTGGTCAAAAACTCATTGGCTGTATGAAAGCTTCTAAAAGGTGGAGTAATTGCTTCAATCACCCCGTACTCAGGTACAAAAACGGAAATTCGCATATCTGTTGAATTAAGTTACTAAGCTACGAAAATAGTTTTGTCATAATTTACCCCCAAAGTTGTCATTTTTACTATAGAAGAAATTTTATACCTCATTGTACCTTTGAATTATAAATCAATCAATAAAGAAAATAGCAATGACACAAGTAACAAAAATCACGGTAGAAGCAACAACAGATGTTCCCGTAGCAAAAGTTTGGAAAGCCTGGAATACACCAAGCGACATTATGCAATGGAATGCTGCCGATCCAAGCTGGCATAGTCCAAGTAGTGAAAACGACCTGACAGTAGGAGGGAAGTTTAAGCACAGAATGGAAGCTAAAGACGGTAGCTTTGGTTTTGACTTTGAAGGCGTATATGACACTGTAGAACTACATAAGGAAATCACTTACACCATGGGTGATGGAAGACAGGCCACCACTTTATTTGCCGAAAAAAATGGCAAAACTACTATTGCCACAACCTTTGATGCCGAAACCGAGAATGATCCTGAATTTCAGAAACAAGGATGGCAAGCCATTTTGAACAATTTTGTGAAATATGTTGAATCAACAAATTAATTAGCCCTATCAATCCTAATATTATGAAGAAGAATAAAATAATTTTTTGGCTGGCAACAGGTTTCATCGTACTGTGGGAGGGTGTAATGCCACTTGGCACCATGTTATTTGCGCCTGAATATGTGAATGCAGGTACTAAACCTTTGGGCTATCCCGATTATTTTGCTTATTCGCTTGTCATCTGTAAAGTACTTGGTGCTTTGGCCATTTCCTTTCCAAAAACACCAGCTAAGTTAAAGGAATGGGCCTATGCAGGACTCACATTTAATTTAATTTTTGCTTTCATCAGCCATGCCTGCGTAGACAAAAATATTGGATTTATGCTACTGCCATTGGTGGTATTGGCTATCCTTGCCGTTTCTTATCGGTATAACCATAAAATCCAGCCTAATGGCTAAATAATTTATGCGCCTATGCATGACAATTTAATCAGCGCGATTTTCATCACATTTTCGGGAAATTGCAAAAAAGCATTAGCCTTTTACCAAACTTGTTTTGGGGGGCTTTTGCAATTTGAAACTTTTGAAAAAGAAATAGAAGGCTACCCGGAAATACCCGTTGTGAGTGGGTCACTGGTTTCCGACCGGATAATTATTTACGGTTCAGACCTGGTACATAACGAGGGAAGAAAGCTTGGAAACTATATGTCCATTTTTTTGCATTGTAAAAATACCATCGAAAGAAAAGAGCTTGTCAAAAAGCTGGAGCCGGGGAAAAAGTTTTTTTTTGTCAATAATGATGACGACCAAAAACTATTTGAAGTAATTGATGTTTATGGCGTGAGATGGGTTCTGGGTATTTAGCTTAGCTTTTGTTGTAGTGTGGTCTAGGTATCAAAGGATCTTCATAGCTGCACCAATATTTTTATTTTTTCCCCTTTTGCCTTAGCTGTTAATGAGTGGTACTCCCATTAAAATTTAATAATCTTAATTTTTCTTTCAAAAAAAAATCTTAAATAGGCATCTTTCTCGTTTATATATAAAAACTAGATTAACGTAACATGAAAGTAGCTTTTAAAATTAGTAATAGAGTTTGGTCCTTTATCAAAAATAGAGATTCATTTATTGTTCAGGAGTTGATGACTGCAATGGCGTTGAAAGAAGAAGAAGCCATGGAGATTTTACAACATCTGCACGATCAAGGGTACATTACCATGAAATGGATAGAGAAAAAAGGCAAACTATGTTTTGTGAAGATAAAACCTTTTGATGACCATGTAAATTGAATTTTGCCATATCGTAAGTTGTTGAATCAGATTTAACTATTTGTTATGACCAGAGACTTTGATATCATAGAAGATATTATAGCCAGCATATACGAGGGGACTTATGATATAGAACCACATGATTTATATGTCATCAATTGTTGTGCTGAACTTGGGGCCGAAGCCGAGATATTTACAGTTTTAAATCCTGATAAAGCGGTTACCTATCTCATGAAACGTAAGGTTATTTTGTATAGGATTATGGCCTGTGTAGCTGAGGAAAAGGAAAGGGTAGAATTGTGGAAGAAATTACAATTGGAGTTTGTAGAAGACAAATTGATAAAATTATACCAGTTTTATCTGAACCTATTGGAGGATGCAAAAGATCTGTAAAGCGACGCAAAAAAACTCCTTTTGTTTGCTAACAAAAGGAGTTTTTTGTCCATATCATATTTTTTTATCTCACAGAATTATTTCTTAGGTTCTACATGTGTAGTAGGGGTATGGATGATGTCAAAATAAATGGTTTTGTCGTCATTATTTGGGTATATCCTGTAAGTAAATTCTTTTTTGGTTAACACAGTGATGTCCACAACCCTGGTGAATAGTGTTGCCCCTGTTGTTGGATTTTTCGCTACAATTGTGCGGGTTTTTCCATTTTCCGTAACCGACCAGTCGCCTTGCATTTTTGGGCTGTTGTCCAGATTGTACATCGTAAAAGTACCGTCGGATTTAAAATAAGCAAAACCTACAAAATTGGAAACATTTGCGTTGCTTAGTGCAACATCTTTTCCTGCATTATCTTTTGCGTTAGTGGTTTCCCATGGTGTACTGGCCAGGGTTTCGCTTGGGGTAAGTACCGGTTCCATATCTTTTTTGTCTTTGCTACAGCTAAAAATTAAAGTGCCGGCAAGTGTAAATAATAGCGCGAACGCGAGTTTTTGTAAGTGTTTCATACTTTTAATCATTAGTTTATGCAAAGGTATTTCTGTAAAACAGATCCCGATTGTAAGAATTATGCCATTGCTTGTATGATTTATTATTGTAGGAATTATTAAAATCAGTATTTTTAATAAAAAACCTAACTATGAAGAATTTAGTGATTTTATTAGCTGTGGCATCTGCAATTGCCCTGAGCTGTAATAGTGTGAACAAAAGTCAGCTTAAGGGGATTGATACCCTTAAAACGGATACCTTAAAAACCGATACCAGTAGCGCTTCTCATGTAGTTGGGGGCGATAAAGACGCCCATGGCTGCCTTTCCAGCGCTGGTTATACCTGGTCTGTTCTTAAAAATGATTGCATCAGAGTATGGGAAACGGGAATAAGATTGGATCAGATTGAAAAAAATGAAGGGCACACTTCCATGGCCTCAGTTATAATAGCCGATGATGGCAAACGTGCTGAACTTTTTATTGCCAACGAAAAAGCATCTGTTTTGCTGGATCAGCAATCGGGGGCTGATGTGGGTAGTTATAGTGCAAATGGTTATACCTTAAAAAAATCGGGGGCAAAGTGGTTGCTTAGCAAAGACGGTAAGGACATTTATAAAAATTAAGATTTTTCGGAAATGATGACCCGAAATTTATTATGAAAAACAACATGGCCATTCCCTTTTACAAAGGGTTGCATGGCTCTTGTAGCAGTGGCAAGTGTTTGGTCAAATCCAACCTGTTGAATTACCCGGGCAACGGCGCCAGATGACATTAAACCCTTTAATGCGGTATCCAGGTTTTCGTAATGCCATACCGAATTGACATCTGCATTGTTTATAATTCTAAGATCTAGCTCATTCAATAAAGTTTGCAGCAAATTGTTTTCTGAAAGTGCAAAGGGGCCTTTCGCCCCGGGCGGTGTTGGAGGAAGCAATGATGCTATTGCCTTTAAACAGCCGGCAGCTTCGCAATCTTCCTGATTTCCCCAAATCATCACCACAAGCCTACCTTTACTTTTTAATACCCGTTTGGCCTCTGTCAAGGCATTTCTTACATTGGCAGCAAACTGAAAAGAGTTGAATCCGCAAACGACATGAAAACTTTCATCCTCGAAAGGCAGCTCTTCCATTTCGCCACTTAAAAAGTTAATGGAGTTGTCGCGGATACTGGCCTGCGCCAGCAAAGCATCGCTGGCATCAAGTCCGGTTACCTCGGCACCTGTTAAGTGAGCAAGGTGACTAAAATAACCTGAACCACAGCCAATATCCAGTAGTTTGTCGCTTGATCTCAGATGTAGAAAATCTAAAGCATATTGATATCCTTGTTCCACGGTCTTTTCCTGGATTTGGGCCCAGTCTTTTGCCTGCATGCCCCAAAGTTCTCCCTGTATAGTTTTCGAGCCCATAACGAAATGTTTTTGCTGTTTAATAAACTTATATAGTATGCTAAGCCTAATTTAACGAAACTGCTTTTATTTTGGAAGGATTGGCATTTTTTATTTAATCGGGCAATATCATAAATAGCTAAAATTAGGTTTGTTGCTAAATTTAACCTTGATACTAAAATAGGAATACATGTAACTATTCTTTTTTAGGAAATAATTAGATGACATTAACTTTTATTTTTTTAGTTTTAATGAACCAATCAAATGAAGCGTATTTACAGTGATTTTCAGGATAAAGAGCTTGTAGCCTTATTAGCTAAAGGTGACAAGTGTGCTTATTCGGAAGTATTCTTCAGATACAATAAATTACTCTATAGTCATGCGTATAATAAACTTCGCGAGCGTGAAGATGCAAAAGATATTGTTTCCGAGGTTTTTTATGCATTGTGGGCAAAAAGAGGGCAAGCATTACCTGAACATAATCTCATTGGTTACCTTTTTGTAGCTGTTCGTTATAAGATTGCTGATTTTCTATCCAAAAAACAGGTGCGACACCACTACATTCAGTCATTGCAAAATTTTATTGATGAACCCCAACAAGTCAACGCTGACCATCTGATAAGAGAAAAACAGTTAAAAGAAATTATAGAAGAAGAAATATCCGCGTTGCCACCCCGCATGCAGGAAATCTTTAGAATGAGTCGGTTTGAGCAGATGACTCATAAGGAAATTGCTGAAAAATTATCACTTTCCGAGCAAACGGTTAAAGATCAGGTGAAAAAGGCTTTAAGAATACTAAGGGTTAAATTAGGCTTTTTTGCTTTTATCGCGATGTTCTTAAAAATATTTTAATTTCTTATCCCCCCAATGCCTGAGTCGACCGACTTATAGTTTAACCAGGTATAAATGAGGAAACCAAATGAATAAGGTAAATGCTAAAGAACTGTTGCGTAAGTATGCAGATGGTACTTGTACTGAAGATGAGAAATTGGTGTTTGAGCAATGGTATCTGAATTTGAACAGAACTCATCATTCTCAGCTTACGGAAATAGAACTTGATCAAGCGGAACACGAGATGCGTGTAGTTTTGGCAATCGGATCTGTAGCCAAATCAAAACGTCTGTGGCCATACTATGCTGTTACTGCAACTGTGTTGTTATGTCTTGGTATCGGTTTTTTATTTAACAAGTCGAGTACCTTGCTCACCGTTGAACAGAAAGTAAAATCCAATGCGCTGGCAAATATTAAACCCGGTAAAAATGTTGCAATACTTACTTTATCTAATGGCAAAAATATTACGCTTAGTGACATTAAAAGTGGTGTGGTTATAGATGCAACGAAACTAACGTATAACGATGGGAGTGCCGTAGCTAATAATGACGGTCTTAATTCCAATGATTCATTTTATTCAGGTGTATTGAAAGCAAATACCCCACGCGGTGGTACTTATCAGATCATCTTATCTGATGGCACAAAAGTATGGTTAAACGCTTCTTCGGAACTTAAATTTCCGGCCTCGTTTAATCAAAGTAAACAACGTAGTGTAGAGTTGAGCGGGGAAGCTTATTTTGAGGTAGCTAAAAGTAAAATTAAGCCCTTTATAGTACATAGTAATGGACAGGAAATAGAGGTGCTTGGTACTCATTTTAATGTAAACAGCTATTTGGATGAAAAGGTAACAAAAACAACTTTATTAGAGGGAGCTATAAAGCTCAAACTGTTAA
Encoded proteins:
- a CDS encoding VOC family protein codes for the protein MKAFSSATVIHVSNFRSALDYYTKILGFTFDFEFGEYAGLFIDEVFIHISGSENPGRKKPAGSAHLCIDIDNVDDYYQRLTANGAIISVTLEDRVYGMRDFAVNDPDGNTLVFGQAIAPAIL
- a CDS encoding class I SAM-dependent methyltransferase, giving the protein MGSKTIQGELWGMQAKDWAQIQEKTVEQGYQYALDFLHLRSSDKLLDIGCGSGYFSHLAHLTGAEVTGLDASDALLAQASIRDNSINFLSGEMEELPFEDESFHVVCGFNSFQFAANVRNALTEAKRVLKSKGRLVVMIWGNQEDCEAAGCLKAIASLLPPTPPGAKGPFALSENNLLQTLLNELDLRIINNADVNSVWHYENLDTALKGLMSSGAVARVIQQVGFDQTLATATRAMQPFVKGNGHVVFHNKFRVIISEKS
- a CDS encoding RNA polymerase sigma factor; this encodes MKRIYSDFQDKELVALLAKGDKCAYSEVFFRYNKLLYSHAYNKLREREDAKDIVSEVFYALWAKRGQALPEHNLIGYLFVAVRYKIADFLSKKQVRHHYIQSLQNFIDEPQQVNADHLIREKQLKEIIEEEISALPPRMQEIFRMSRFEQMTHKEIAEKLSLSEQTVKDQVKKALRILRVKLGFFAFIAMFLKIF
- a CDS encoding VOC family protein, which encodes MAKNKLIRMDNVSIVVESLDNVIPFFTEIGLKLEGRATIEGEWAGSVTGLGDQCVEIAMMVTPDGHSRLELSQFIRPAVVSDHRTAPVNALGYLRMMFTVEDIDEMVSRLSKHGAQLVGKVVQFQDSYRLCYIRGAEGILIGLAQQLI
- a CDS encoding DoxX family protein gives rise to the protein MKKNKIIFWLATGFIVLWEGVMPLGTMLFAPEYVNAGTKPLGYPDYFAYSLVICKVLGALAISFPKTPAKLKEWAYAGLTFNLIFAFISHACVDKNIGFMLLPLVVLAILAVSYRYNHKIQPNG
- a CDS encoding GlxA family transcriptional regulator encodes the protein MRISVFVPEYGVIEAITPPFRSFHTANEFLTTFGKKPAFEVEYVGLNTYVPANNGEYTVKTNRLLKDVTATDLLIIPPTFGDTTKGIQANAEAIPYFTKLYKNGASLASLCIGAFLLAETGLLNGKKCSTHWAHISDFKERYPEVEVEDGAIITEHDNIYSSGGASSLWNLILYLIEKYADRETAVMISKYFALDIGRDSQSQFAIFKGQRSHGDADIQKVQDHIEKHYEDKITIETLAGLINTGRRTFERRFKEATNNTSIEYIQRVRIEAAKKFFEASRKNISEIMFDVGYTDTKAFRDIFKKITGLTPIEYRNKFARVAYEV
- a CDS encoding glyoxalase/bleomycin resistance/extradiol dioxygenase family protein, translated to MHDNLISAIFITFSGNCKKALAFYQTCFGGLLQFETFEKEIEGYPEIPVVSGSLVSDRIIIYGSDLVHNEGRKLGNYMSIFLHCKNTIERKELVKKLEPGKKFFFVNNDDDQKLFEVIDVYGVRWVLGI
- a CDS encoding DUF4822 domain-containing protein produces the protein MKHLQKLAFALLFTLAGTLIFSCSKDKKDMEPVLTPSETLASTPWETTNAKDNAGKDVALSNANVSNFVGFAYFKSDGTFTMYNLDNSPKMQGDWSVTENGKTRTIVAKNPTTGATLFTRVVDITVLTKKEFTYRIYPNNDDKTIYFDIIHTPTTHVEPKK
- a CDS encoding SRPBCC family protein, producing the protein MTQVTKITVEATTDVPVAKVWKAWNTPSDIMQWNAADPSWHSPSSENDLTVGGKFKHRMEAKDGSFGFDFEGVYDTVELHKEITYTMGDGRQATTLFAEKNGKTTIATTFDAETENDPEFQKQGWQAILNNFVKYVESTN
- a CDS encoding FecR family protein — its product is MNKVNAKELLRKYADGTCTEDEKLVFEQWYLNLNRTHHSQLTEIELDQAEHEMRVVLAIGSVAKSKRLWPYYAVTATVLLCLGIGFLFNKSSTLLTVEQKVKSNALANIKPGKNVAILTLSNGKNITLSDIKSGVVIDATKLTYNDGSAVANNDGLNSNDSFYSGVLKANTPRGGTYQIILSDGTKVWLNASSELKFPASFNQSKQRSVELSGEAYFEVAKSKIKPFIVHSNGQEIEVLGTHFNVNSYLDEKVTKTTLLEGAIKLKLLKGDNPASYVLRAGQQAIAGHNIVIRNIDAMDAIDWKNGMFIFNKESLESIMRKLSRWYDVDIVFENEKLKSRLLGGTVSRFSTVTEVLEVLELTELAHFKIKGRSIIVME